In Populus trichocarpa isolate Nisqually-1 chromosome 16, P.trichocarpa_v4.1, whole genome shotgun sequence, a genomic segment contains:
- the LOC112324549 gene encoding uncharacterized protein LOC112324549, with protein sequence MVYPKLMTIPFNTTKAEILTTIKGKELVQYRPPMKGNTVDLPVDRPRSCRVIYYFDTPVLGIRHQLFDHVKFLAPLLGRNVFMNRPMLNPNMKEVVRNEVINLLHNGIIYSISDNKWDNVFEWTEHCEKAFVKLKNFLTSAPVIEPPDWSLPFKIMCDASDYVVGAVFEQRKDKKPYVIYYTKFDITIKDKKGTENVVADHLSRLTIDSTFDITQINDYFPDESLLSIFIIPWFANIINFLATGDLPAHWSTQDKRKFLNDVKNFYWDDPYLFKYCLDQIFRRCIPDNEISSAIKFCHSEAFIVDYVSKWIEAIPSRNNDHKIVIKFLKENILSRFGIPRAMISDGGTHFCNKPFKSLIKKYEITHKVTTLYHPQTSGQKAKIKMERSIHVYPYEAFDIENPKNDNVLKSFSNSDQIADNGGSQVLDIISKALAKVDIIRKTVGEELQVSTMSKRINAMFDHADAFIALPGGLSTLKEIFHISS encoded by the exons ttgacctccctgTGGATCGACCTcgatcttgccgggttatttattactttgacactcctgtacttgggataagacatcaactctttgatcatgTCAAGTTTTTAGCGCCGTTGCTGGGGAG gaatgtcttcATGAACAGGCCAatgcttaatcctaatatgaaagaagtagtgaggaatgaagtcattaaCCTTCTacataatggaatcatttattcTATTTCTGACaacaaatgg gataatgtttttgaatggactgaacattgtgaaaaagcttttgttaaacttaaaaactttctaacttctgctcctgtcattgaacctcctgattggtcattaccttttaaaataatgtgtgatgctagtgattatgtcgtaGGTGCTGTTTTcgaacaaagaaaagataagaaaccttatgtgatttactacacaa aattcgatatcacaatcaaggataagaaaggcaccgaaaatgttgtcgcggatcatttgtcaagattgacaatagattccacATTTGACATCACACAAATtaatgattactttcctgatgaatctttactttctatttttataattccttggtttgctaatattatcaattttcttgcaacaggagatttgccagctcattggagtacccaagacaaaagaaagtttttgaacgacgtgaagaacttttattgggatgacccttatttattcaaatattgtctagatcaaatatttcgaagatgcattcccgacaatgagaTAAGTAGTgccattaaattttgtcattctgaggcat tcatagtagattatgtttcaaaatggatagaggcaattccaagtcgaaataatgatcataaaatcgtgatcaagtttttgaaagaaaatattttgagtcggtttggaatccctcgagccatgataagtgacggtggaacacatttctgcaacaagccatttaagtctttaataaagaaatatgaaatcacacacaaagttacCACCctttatcaccctcagacaagtggacaa aaagctaagatcaagatggagcggtccatacatgtgtatccttatgaggcctttgatattgagaatccaaagaatgacaatgtcttgaag tctttctccaacTCCGATCAAAttgcggataacg gaggcagtcaagttttggatATCATTTCAAAAGCTTTAGCCAAAGTAGATATCATTCGAAAAACagttggagaggaactacaggtctccacaatgtctaaACGAATTAATGCAATGTTCGATcatgctgacgccttcattgccttaccaggggGTTTGAGCACATTAaaagagatatttcatatttcctcttga